GGTCAGCGCGTTGCCTTTCAGCGGAGAAGCCGTCAGCGTCAGCTCAAACCCTTTGTTGTTGATCTTTCCGGCGTTTACAAACTGGGTGGCAAAACCCGATGCCGGGGCCAAGCCCAACGACAGCAACTGGTTGACCGTGTTGCTGTTGTAGTAAGTGAAGTCGACACCTAACCGGCCATTCAGGAAACGCAGGTCCGCGCCAATTTCGGTCGATGACGAAATCTCGGGCTTCAGGTTTTCCGCTGGGCGCTGGGTGCTGCGCGAAATGAAACCACCGGTTCCCCCTTGCGAGAAAACGTACGTTTGCGCCAGGCTGTACGGTGCGGCATCGTTACCCACCTGCGCCCACGAGCCCCGAACTTTGGCAAAACTGATCCAGCTAGGCAGCTTCACGGCGTCAGACAGAATGAAGTTGGCTCCGAACGACGAGTAAATATACGAATACGGTGGCGGCAGCGTGGATGACCAGTCGTTCCGAACCGATGCATCAACCGTCAGGTAGTCGCGGAACGAAACCGAAGCTGTTCCGAAAACGTATTGCAGTTCTTTCTGGCTGAAACCGGTAATCTGGGTCAGCGCGGAAGCAAAGGACAGGTCAAAGCGGTTGGCGACCGACAGGCCGTTGGTGCTGGCGCCGACCTGCGAAAAGCGGTTGTATGTCTGACCCGCTCCGGCGTTGTAGGTAATGGCGAAGTCGTTGCTGATCTTGTTGTTTCCGGAAATGATCACGTCCATGTTACGCTCCAGCTGGTCGAGCGAAAACTCCTGGTATGAACCACCCGCACCGGCAAACAGCAGCGTATTGTTGGAGTAAGACTGTGAGTTGCGGTCGGTGTACCAGTCGTAGCTGAGCCGTCCCTGCACGTTCAGCCAGTCGGTGATGTCATATTTGGCTGATCCGAGGGCCGTTACCCGGTTGCGGGTTTCCTGGGCAAACGTCCGGTTGAGGGTCCAGTACGGGTTCATGTAAATCCCGGAGCTGGTCCAGTAAGTGGGTTTTCCGTTTGCATCTTCAAACGCGCTGTACTGGCCGATCAGATCCACGCTGCGGGGCACTTTGTAGAGGTTCATCGTCACGGAGCTTTCCTCACCCGACCGCGGTTTGTTATCAACTTTCTGGTTGATGTAGGTAATCTTGGCGTCGGTTGTCAGGCGTTTTGTGATCTGCGAATTGAGCCGCAGGTTCAGCGTGTGACGCACCAGGTCGTTGTTCGGCAGAATGCCCTGGTTGTAGTTGTGGGTATACGAAGCGTAAGTTTGAACCTTGTCGGTACCCCCCGCGATTCCTACCGAATTGTTCGTTGAGATGGCATTCCGGAAGAAGTCCTTGACGTTGTTCGGATAGGTTGTGGCCGGTGCTCCCCAGCTTGCGGCTGCATTTTCGCTGGATTTACCGCCCGCTCCCTGTCCGTAGGTATTTTGCAGTTTTGGCAGCATGAAAGGGCTTTCGGTCTGTACGCCGGAGTTGACATCTACCGATACTTTTCCGGCTTTCCCTTTTTTGGTGGTGATCATAATGACCCCGTTGGCCGCGCGCGAACCGTACAGCGCCGAAGCCGCCGGGCCTTTCAGCACGTTCATGGATTCGATGTCGTCCGGGTTGATGTTGTTGGCGCCGTCGCTGCCGTTAATCCCCCCGAAGTCACTGCTTACCTGACCCCGAACGGTGTTGTCCACCGGCACGCCGTCAATCACGAACAGCGCGTTGTTGTTACCCGTAATGGAGCGGTTTCCGCGCAGCACCACCCGCGTGGCCGAACCCGGACCCGATGAGCCCTGCGTAACCACCATACCGGCCACTTTACCCGAGAGCGTGTTCACGAAGTTGGCATCCCGTACATCCACCAGCTTCTTACCATCAATCTGCTGGGTGGCATAAGTCAGCGTTTTAGCATTCCGCTCAATACCGAGGGCCGTTACGACGACCTCGTTCAACTGCTTGGAGTCTTCCTGGAGCATCACGTCGATCACCGAACGATCGCCCACGACAATTTCCTGCGTGATGGACCCGATGAACGAGAAAATCAAAACCGTCGCGTTGTTGTCAACCGTGAGGGAATACTGACCGGCGCTGTTGGTCGTCGTACCCTTGGTGGTTCCTTTGATCACAATGTTTACACCCGGAATGCCGGCGCCGTTTGCGTCTTTCACCGTTCCGGTAATGTCTTTGGCAAGTGGAGCGTTCACTTCGTCTCCCTTCAATTTAGCATGGGCGGGTGGTTGAGGAGTTAGAAATGCCGTGCAGGTAGCCGCAAGCGCCAAAAGCGTGCATCGGCGTAAACTGCGGGAAGTCGACATTTTCTGCGTTAGAAGATGTACTGGTTTTTGCATAAGGGTAATTGTGATTTAGAAATGGTAATTTACGGTTAAGTACATATTTTCGAAGAGGAGGTGTGGAAAGGATAATTGTTTTGTGGAAAAGTTATATTATATAATAATATTTCTTTTCAGTGGCTTAAAATAGCATTTACTTGGGTAAATGGTCGGGTTATTAGTAGAAAAATTTGTTTTTTAAAACTTTTCTAAAGAACGGGGCTTCTTCCAAAAACCGCAGAGCACGGGCAAAGTAGA
This Larkinella insperata DNA region includes the following protein-coding sequences:
- a CDS encoding SusC/RagA family TonB-linked outer membrane protein, coding for MNAPLAKDITGTVKDANGAGIPGVNIVIKGTTKGTTTNSAGQYSLTVDNNATVLIFSFIGSITQEIVVGDRSVIDVMLQEDSKQLNEVVVTALGIERNAKTLTYATQQIDGKKLVDVRDANFVNTLSGKVAGMVVTQGSSGPGSATRVVLRGNRSITGNNNALFVIDGVPVDNTVRGQVSSDFGGINGSDGANNINPDDIESMNVLKGPAASALYGSRAANGVIMITTKKGKAGKVSVDVNSGVQTESPFMLPKLQNTYGQGAGGKSSENAAASWGAPATTYPNNVKDFFRNAISTNNSVGIAGGTDKVQTYASYTHNYNQGILPNNDLVRHTLNLRLNSQITKRLTTDAKITYINQKVDNKPRSGEESSVTMNLYKVPRSVDLIGQYSAFEDANGKPTYWTSSGIYMNPYWTLNRTFAQETRNRVTALGSAKYDITDWLNVQGRLSYDWYTDRNSQSYSNNTLLFAGAGGSYQEFSLDQLERNMDVIISGNNKISNDFAITYNAGAGQTYNRFSQVGASTNGLSVANRFDLSFASALTQITGFSQKELQYVFGTASVSFRDYLTVDASVRNDWSSTLPPPYSYIYSSFGANFILSDAVKLPSWISFAKVRGSWAQVGNDAAPYSLAQTYVFSQGGTGGFISRSTQRPAENLKPEISSSTEIGADLRFLNGRLGVDFTYYNSNTVNQLLSLGLAPASGFATQFVNAGKINNKGFELTLTASPLKGNALTWDVSFNMARNINKIIELYPGIKSATLGGNTRTTTAVVAPGGSYGDLQAYGWAKDEQGRRLVNANGLPVVSAFQTIGNFNPKLTLGLNNTFSYKNFVLSFLVDGRVGGIMVSGTDGNLAYDGTAEYTLEHREGGWVLPGVTATGETNTKAVTAEQFWQTVSQGRYTWGEFFAYSTTNVRLRELSFGYNIPFPQNFFIKNARLSLTARNLFFLYRGDALMDIPGLKTRKLPFDPDVNISAANYQGSEYGALPSTRTVGLNLKLGF